A part of Streptomyces sp. NBC_01235 genomic DNA contains:
- a CDS encoding response regulator transcription factor: MPEPRTFNEQNPIRVFLLDDHEVVRRGLADLLDAEPDIEVIGDAGTVDHALARGPALRPDVAVLDVRLPDGDGISVCRELRSQMPELACLMLTSFDDEEALLDAIMAGAAGYVLKQIKGSDLVSAVRTVASGQSMLDPATTARLMRSLRADPVETPAVPSELASLSPRERDILALIGEGLTNREIGKKLYLSEKTVKNHISRLLAKLGVQRRVQAAVLASHLEQPEAGEPRTR, from the coding sequence ATGCCAGAGCCACGCACCTTCAACGAGCAGAACCCGATCCGGGTGTTCCTGCTGGACGACCACGAGGTCGTCCGCCGCGGCCTGGCCGATCTGCTCGACGCCGAGCCGGACATCGAGGTGATCGGCGACGCGGGCACCGTGGACCACGCGCTCGCGCGAGGACCCGCGCTGCGCCCCGACGTCGCCGTCCTCGACGTGCGGCTGCCGGACGGCGACGGCATCTCGGTCTGCCGGGAGCTGCGCAGCCAGATGCCGGAACTGGCCTGTCTGATGCTGACCTCGTTCGACGACGAGGAGGCCCTGCTGGACGCGATCATGGCCGGCGCGGCCGGCTATGTCCTCAAGCAGATCAAGGGGTCCGACCTGGTCTCGGCGGTGCGCACGGTGGCCTCGGGCCAGTCGATGCTGGATCCCGCGACCACGGCCCGTCTGATGCGCTCGCTGCGGGCCGACCCCGTGGAGACCCCTGCCGTGCCGTCCGAGCTGGCGAGCCTGTCACCGCGCGAGAGGGACATCCTGGCCCTGATCGGTGAAGGGCTGACCAACCGCGAGATCGGCAAGAAGCTCTACCTGTCGGAGAAGACCGTCAAGAACCACATCTCCCGCCTCCTGGCCAAGCTGGGCGTGCAGCGCCGGGTCCAGGCCGCCGTCCTCGCTTCCCATCTGGAGCAGCCGGAGGCGGGCGAACCCCGGACCAGGTGA
- a CDS encoding SMI1/KNR4 family protein, whose translation MSIPAVEDSWTRIDAWLLRHAPVSHAQLRPPASPSDIRAAERALGIRFHPDLVASLSCHDGVELQPGAPVLALYGPPSSLADIVKSTTFLRGIGADVPDAEVLDEDDEDYDEIATYWHQDWLLITLGVGWQSSDGLFLSCHPGRNWGRPGRYFDEDSPSFTGWASLRHVLADLADALERGRPFNGRTPLAYEGALLWDDERTAVPDPVSPLALAAESAEPEPEPPAPAEPFLAPEGRGTGARLTWIRHRTPSPPPPTQPDVVFAEHLTPAELLRRLGAVPDTVRPRTRGRAQEAAGSPWAAYRPMVRAGSAGGWAYATQEGGAAQFTRPAVLRRVSTGTRAVALTRRGPEVQVTVTEDGVPSPESARHVLSPREGGDHWPGSTAAYARFLAELEGEFGITYRPDDDTDAELTSALLLPVLEDVDQAANRYVGVVRDFDLAALIDRTPPALLRTALASQLARLAAETRFDRYDEASDALARTARGEPVDLSPDSPLDLRIRTLTAEVWAARQLVGGQRAWRDDNSPVTQTDFSAWALRMEAGRALREFVAAGAPAAAATILSLRMSAHWRAELAADLEGAAGTRAGTGGEEAE comes from the coding sequence ATGAGTATTCCCGCGGTTGAGGACTCGTGGACCCGTATCGACGCCTGGTTGCTGCGCCACGCGCCCGTCAGCCACGCCCAACTGCGCCCGCCCGCGTCGCCGTCGGACATCAGGGCTGCCGAGCGCGCGCTCGGGATCCGTTTCCACCCCGATCTGGTGGCCTCGCTGAGCTGCCACGACGGCGTGGAACTCCAGCCCGGAGCACCCGTGTTGGCGCTCTACGGGCCGCCGTCCAGCCTCGCGGACATCGTCAAGAGCACCACGTTCCTGCGCGGCATCGGCGCGGACGTCCCGGACGCCGAAGTCCTCGACGAGGACGACGAGGACTACGACGAAATCGCCACCTACTGGCACCAGGACTGGCTGCTCATCACCCTCGGTGTCGGCTGGCAGTCCTCCGACGGCCTGTTCCTCTCCTGCCACCCCGGCCGCAACTGGGGCCGCCCCGGCCGATACTTCGACGAGGACAGCCCCTCCTTCACGGGGTGGGCGTCCCTCCGCCATGTACTGGCCGACCTCGCGGACGCCCTGGAAAGGGGCCGCCCGTTCAACGGCAGGACACCACTGGCGTACGAGGGCGCCCTGCTGTGGGACGACGAGAGGACCGCCGTCCCCGACCCGGTCTCCCCACTCGCGCTGGCCGCCGAGTCCGCCGAACCGGAGCCGGAGCCGCCGGCTCCCGCCGAGCCGTTCCTCGCTCCGGAGGGCCGGGGTACCGGCGCGCGCCTCACCTGGATCCGGCACAGGACCCCCTCACCGCCCCCGCCGACCCAGCCCGACGTCGTCTTCGCTGAGCACCTCACCCCGGCCGAACTGCTGCGTCGGCTGGGCGCGGTACCCGACACCGTCCGCCCGCGCACGCGCGGCCGGGCCCAGGAGGCGGCGGGCTCGCCGTGGGCGGCGTACCGTCCGATGGTCCGCGCGGGCAGCGCCGGCGGATGGGCCTACGCGACCCAGGAGGGCGGCGCCGCCCAGTTCACCCGCCCGGCGGTGCTGCGCAGGGTCTCCACGGGCACGCGCGCGGTGGCCCTGACCAGGCGGGGCCCGGAGGTCCAGGTCACGGTCACCGAGGACGGCGTACCGAGCCCGGAGAGCGCGCGCCATGTCCTGTCACCGCGCGAGGGCGGCGACCACTGGCCCGGGTCGACGGCCGCGTACGCCCGCTTCCTGGCCGAACTGGAAGGGGAGTTCGGCATCACGTACCGGCCGGACGACGACACCGACGCGGAGCTGACGAGCGCCCTGCTCCTGCCCGTGCTGGAGGACGTCGACCAGGCCGCGAACCGATACGTCGGCGTGGTCCGCGACTTCGACCTGGCCGCACTGATCGATCGGACACCGCCCGCCCTGCTGCGTACCGCGCTGGCCTCGCAGTTGGCGAGACTGGCGGCGGAGACCCGGTTCGACAGGTACGACGAGGCGAGCGACGCGCTGGCCCGCACCGCCCGCGGCGAACCGGTCGACCTCTCCCCGGACAGCCCCCTGGACCTGCGCATCCGCACCCTCACCGCCGAGGTGTGGGCGGCCCGGCAGCTGGTGGGCGGACAGCGCGCCTGGCGCGACGACAACAGCCCCGTGACCCAGACCGACTTCAGCGCGTGGGCCCTGCGCATGGAGGCGGGCCGCGCACTGCGCGAGTTCGTCGCCGCGGGCGCGCCGGCGGCTGCCGCGACGATCCTGAGTCTGCGGATGTCCGCGCACTGGAGGGCGGAGTTGGCGGCGGACCTGGAGGGGGCAGCCGGCACCCGAGCCGGGACCGGCGGTGAAGAGGCCGAGTGA
- a CDS encoding ABC transporter ATP-binding protein, with product MSMETTAWMQLHSVMNAQQERRPFDRETLRRIGAFARPHRRRIALFVLLGVVTALLAVATPVLAGRVVDAIVSHGDEGKVVRLALLIAAIAVLEAALGILGRRLSSTLGEGLILDLRTAVFDHVQRMPVAFFTRTRTGALVSRLNNDVIGAQRAFSNTLSGVVSNLVTLVLTLAVMLTLSWQVTLLALALLPVFVIPARRMGSRMAGMQREAAALNAAMGTRMTERFSAPGATLVKLFGRPEQESAEFAARAARVRDIGVRTATAQSVFITALTLVSALALALVYGLGGHFALKGTLEPGAVVALALLLTRLYAPLTSLAGARVEVMSALVSFERVFEVLDLKPLIEEKPDAREVPEGPVSVEFDDVRFGYPSADKVSLASLEEVAALDTRDGAEVLHGVSFRADPGQTVALVGSSGAGKSTIAQLLPRLYDVDSGAVRVGGVDVRDLSASSLRATMGMVTQDGHLFHDSVRANLLLARPTATEDDLWDALRRSRLDDLVRSLPDGLDTVVGERGYRLSGGERQRMTIARLLLARQRVVILDEATAHLDNTSEAAVQEALAEALADRTAVVIAHRLSTVRAADLILVVESGRIVERGTHEELLAAGGRYAELYRTQFEQPGMTEVPVL from the coding sequence ATGAGCATGGAGACCACCGCGTGGATGCAACTGCACAGTGTCATGAACGCCCAGCAGGAACGCCGCCCCTTCGACCGTGAGACGCTGCGCCGCATCGGCGCGTTCGCCCGCCCGCACCGCCGCCGGATCGCACTGTTCGTCCTGCTGGGGGTGGTGACCGCACTGCTCGCGGTGGCCACCCCCGTCCTCGCCGGGCGGGTCGTCGACGCGATCGTGTCGCACGGTGACGAGGGCAAGGTCGTCCGGCTGGCCCTGCTCATCGCGGCCATCGCGGTGCTGGAGGCGGCGCTCGGCATCCTGGGCAGGAGGCTCTCGTCGACGCTCGGGGAGGGACTCATCCTCGATCTGCGCACGGCCGTGTTCGATCATGTGCAGCGGATGCCGGTCGCGTTCTTCACACGTACCCGTACGGGTGCGCTCGTCTCCCGACTCAACAACGACGTGATCGGCGCCCAGCGCGCGTTCAGCAACACGCTCTCCGGAGTGGTCTCCAACCTGGTCACCCTGGTGCTCACCCTCGCCGTCATGCTCACCCTGTCCTGGCAGGTCACGCTGCTCGCGCTCGCCCTGCTGCCGGTGTTCGTGATCCCGGCCCGCCGCATGGGCAGCCGGATGGCCGGCATGCAGCGGGAGGCGGCCGCGCTCAACGCCGCGATGGGCACCCGGATGACGGAGCGCTTCTCGGCGCCCGGCGCCACCCTGGTCAAGCTGTTCGGCCGCCCGGAGCAGGAGTCGGCCGAGTTCGCGGCCCGGGCGGCCCGGGTCCGGGACATCGGCGTCCGGACGGCCACCGCCCAGTCGGTCTTCATCACCGCCCTGACCCTCGTCTCCGCCCTGGCCCTCGCCCTCGTCTACGGCCTCGGCGGCCACTTCGCCCTCAAGGGCACCCTCGAACCGGGCGCCGTGGTCGCCCTCGCCCTGCTCCTGACCCGCCTCTACGCCCCGCTGACCTCCCTCGCCGGGGCCCGCGTGGAGGTGATGAGCGCGCTGGTCAGCTTCGAGCGGGTCTTCGAGGTGCTCGACCTGAAGCCGCTCATCGAGGAGAAACCGGACGCCCGCGAGGTCCCCGAGGGCCCCGTCTCCGTCGAGTTCGACGACGTCCGCTTCGGCTACCCGTCCGCCGACAAGGTCTCCCTCGCCTCCCTGGAGGAGGTCGCCGCCCTCGACACCCGCGACGGCGCCGAGGTCCTGCACGGCGTCTCCTTCCGCGCCGACCCCGGGCAGACCGTCGCCCTCGTCGGCTCCTCCGGCGCCGGCAAGTCGACCATCGCCCAGCTCCTGCCGCGCCTCTACGACGTCGACTCGGGCGCCGTCCGCGTCGGCGGGGTCGACGTCCGCGACCTGAGCGCGAGCTCGCTGCGGGCCACCATGGGCATGGTCACCCAGGACGGCCACCTCTTCCACGACAGCGTCCGCGCGAACCTCCTGCTCGCCCGCCCGACGGCCACCGAGGACGACCTCTGGGACGCCCTGCGCCGCTCCCGCCTCGACGACCTCGTCCGGTCCCTGCCCGACGGCCTCGACACGGTCGTCGGCGAACGCGGCTACCGGCTCTCCGGCGGTGAACGCCAGCGCATGACCATCGCCCGGCTGCTGCTGGCCCGCCAGCGCGTGGTCATCCTCGACGAGGCCACCGCCCACCTCGACAACACCTCCGAGGCAGCCGTCCAGGAGGCCCTCGCCGAGGCGCTCGCGGACCGCACCGCGGTCGTCATCGCCCACCGCCTGTCCACCGTGCGCGCCGCCGACCTGATCCTCGTCGTCGAATCCGGCCGGATCGTGGAACGCGGTACGCACGAGGAACTGCTGGCGGCGGGCGGACGGTACGCGGAGCTGTACCGGACGCAGTTCGAGCAGCCGGGGATGACCGAGGTGCCCGTGCTGTGA
- a CDS encoding NADP-dependent isocitrate dehydrogenase, with translation MTDSTIIYTHTDEAPALATYSFLPVVQAYASQAGVSVETRDISLAGRIIAVFPEYLTEDQRIPDALHELGELARTPEANIIKLPNVSASIPQLKAAVAELQAQGYALPNYPDDPKTDEEREIQARYDKIKGSAVNPVLREGNSDRRAPASVKNYAKTHPHRMGAWSSESKTNVATMGGHDFRSTEKSAVISEAGSLKIELVAEDGSTTVLRESVPVLKDEVVDASVLHVAELREFLTAQIARAKAEDVLFSVHLKATMMKVSDPIIFGHVVRAFFPKTFEQYGATLAAAGLSPNDGLGGILKGLESLPEGEAVKASFEAEIAEGPALAMVDSDKGITNLHVPSDVIVDASMPAMIRTSGHMWGPDGQEADTLAVLPDSSYSGVYQAVIDDCRANGAFDPSTMGSVPNVGLMAQKAEEYGSHDKTFEIKAAGTVRLVDQAGNVVLEQAVAEGDIFRACQTKDAPIRDWVKLAVTRARATGDPAVFWLDETRAHDAQLIAKVNAYLAEHDTEGLDIRVLAPEEATKLSVERIRRGEDTISVTGNVLRDYLTDLFPILELGTSAKMLSVVPLMAGGGLFETGAGGSAPKHVQQLVKENYLRWDSLGEFFALVPSLEQFATFTGNTRAQVLADTLDRATATFLNEDKSPTRRVGGIDNRGSHFFLSLYWAQELAAQTDDADLAKAFAPLAETLAANEQKIVDELLAVQGKPAEIGGYYQPDPAKAAAVMRPSATWNEALASLS, from the coding sequence GTGACTGACTCGACCATCATCTATACGCACACTGACGAGGCCCCGGCCCTGGCGACGTATTCCTTCCTGCCGGTGGTCCAGGCGTACGCCTCGCAGGCCGGTGTCTCCGTGGAGACGCGGGACATCTCGCTGGCCGGGCGCATCATCGCCGTGTTCCCGGAGTACCTGACCGAGGACCAGCGGATCCCGGACGCCCTGCACGAGCTGGGCGAGCTGGCCAGGACGCCCGAGGCCAACATCATCAAGCTGCCGAACGTCTCGGCGTCGATCCCGCAGCTCAAGGCCGCGGTCGCCGAGCTGCAGGCGCAGGGCTACGCGCTGCCGAACTACCCGGACGACCCGAAGACCGACGAGGAGCGGGAGATCCAGGCCCGCTACGACAAGATCAAGGGTTCCGCTGTCAACCCGGTCCTGCGTGAGGGCAACTCCGACCGCCGCGCCCCCGCGTCGGTCAAGAACTACGCCAAGACCCACCCGCACCGCATGGGCGCCTGGTCGTCGGAGTCGAAGACCAACGTCGCCACCATGGGCGGACACGACTTCCGCTCCACCGAGAAGTCCGCGGTGATCTCCGAGGCCGGCTCGCTGAAGATCGAGCTGGTCGCCGAGGACGGTTCCACCACGGTTCTCCGTGAGTCCGTGCCGGTCCTGAAGGACGAGGTCGTCGACGCCTCCGTGCTGCACGTGGCCGAGCTGCGCGAGTTCCTCACCGCGCAGATCGCCCGCGCCAAGGCCGAGGACGTCCTGTTCTCGGTGCACCTCAAGGCCACGATGATGAAGGTCTCCGACCCGATCATCTTCGGTCACGTGGTCCGCGCGTTCTTCCCGAAGACCTTCGAGCAGTACGGCGCTACGCTGGCCGCGGCCGGCCTCTCCCCCAACGACGGTCTGGGCGGCATCCTCAAGGGCCTGGAATCCCTCCCCGAGGGCGAGGCCGTCAAGGCCTCCTTCGAGGCCGAGATCGCCGAAGGCCCGGCCCTGGCGATGGTCGATTCCGACAAGGGCATCACCAACCTGCACGTGCCGTCCGACGTCATCGTCGACGCCTCGATGCCGGCCATGATCCGCACCTCCGGCCACATGTGGGGCCCGGACGGCCAGGAGGCCGACACCCTCGCGGTGCTGCCCGACTCCTCCTACTCCGGCGTCTACCAGGCCGTGATCGACGACTGCCGCGCCAACGGCGCCTTCGACCCGTCGACCATGGGCTCGGTCCCGAACGTCGGTCTGATGGCGCAGAAGGCCGAGGAGTACGGCTCCCACGACAAGACCTTCGAGATCAAGGCGGCCGGCACGGTCCGCCTGGTCGACCAGGCCGGCAACGTGGTGCTCGAGCAGGCGGTCGCCGAGGGCGACATCTTCCGCGCCTGCCAGACCAAGGACGCGCCGATCCGCGACTGGGTCAAGCTCGCCGTCACCCGCGCCCGCGCCACCGGCGACCCGGCCGTGTTCTGGCTGGACGAGACCCGCGCGCACGACGCCCAGCTGATCGCCAAGGTCAACGCGTACCTGGCGGAGCACGACACCGAGGGCCTGGACATCCGCGTTCTCGCCCCGGAGGAGGCCACCAAGCTGTCGGTGGAGCGCATCCGCCGCGGCGAGGACACGATCTCCGTCACCGGCAACGTCCTGCGTGACTACCTGACCGACCTCTTCCCCATCCTGGAGCTGGGCACCAGCGCCAAGATGCTGTCGGTCGTCCCGCTGATGGCGGGCGGCGGCCTGTTCGAGACGGGCGCCGGCGGCTCCGCCCCGAAGCACGTCCAGCAGCTGGTCAAGGAGAACTACCTGCGCTGGGACTCCCTCGGCGAGTTCTTCGCGCTGGTCCCCTCCCTGGAGCAGTTCGCGACGTTCACCGGCAACACCCGCGCCCAGGTCCTCGCCGACACCCTCGACCGCGCCACGGCGACCTTCCTCAACGAGGACAAGTCCCCGACCCGTCGCGTCGGCGGCATCGACAACCGCGGCAGCCACTTCTTCCTGTCGCTGTACTGGGCGCAGGAGCTGGCGGCGCAGACCGACGACGCGGACCTGGCCAAGGCCTTCGCCCCGCTCGCCGAGACGCTCGCGGCGAACGAGCAGAAGATCGTGGACGAACTGCTCGCCGTCCAGGGCAAGCCGGCCGAGATCGGCGGCTACTACCAGCCCGACCCGGCCAAGGCGGCGGCGGTCATGCGCCCGTCGGCCACGTGGAACGAGGCCCTGGCGTCCCTGAGCTGA
- a CDS encoding mechanosensitive ion channel family protein, with product MNRALTLDDGVIAGIALATGLLAAFLSRTLLRWLGKHAKRTKWSGDDVVVDALRTVVPWAAIAAGAAAAGAVLPLTKAVQHTVNQCLTVLLIFVVTVSAARVVAGLVQSVTSSRSGVAGSATIFVNITRILVLAIGFLVVLQTLGISIAPLLTALGVGGLAVALALQDTLANLFAGIHILASKTVQPGDYIKLSSGEEGYVEDINWRQTTVRALSNNLVVIPNGQLAKTNMTNYMRPEQQLTILVQVGVAYDSDLEHVERVTMEVIEQVMTGVEGALPDHEPAIRFHTFGDSRIGFTVILGVGEFSDQYRIKHEFIKRLHRRYREEGIRIPAPARTVALQQGAVVIPQQRTADDVVQGEVSALHD from the coding sequence GTGAACCGCGCCCTGACCCTGGACGACGGCGTCATCGCCGGAATCGCCCTGGCCACCGGTCTGTTGGCCGCCTTCCTGTCGCGCACGCTGCTGCGCTGGCTGGGGAAGCACGCCAAGCGCACGAAGTGGAGCGGCGACGACGTCGTCGTGGACGCGCTGCGCACCGTGGTGCCGTGGGCGGCGATCGCCGCCGGCGCCGCGGCCGCGGGCGCGGTGCTGCCGCTGACGAAGGCCGTCCAGCACACCGTCAACCAGTGTCTGACGGTGCTGCTGATCTTCGTGGTGACCGTGTCGGCGGCGCGGGTCGTCGCCGGTCTGGTGCAGTCGGTGACCTCCTCGCGCTCCGGTGTCGCCGGGTCGGCCACGATCTTCGTGAACATCACCCGGATCCTGGTCCTGGCGATCGGCTTCCTGGTGGTACTGCAGACGCTGGGCATCTCCATAGCCCCGCTGCTCACCGCCCTGGGCGTCGGCGGTCTGGCCGTCGCGCTCGCCCTCCAGGACACCCTCGCGAACCTCTTCGCGGGCATCCACATCCTCGCCTCCAAGACCGTCCAGCCCGGCGACTACATCAAGCTGAGCAGCGGCGAGGAGGGCTACGTCGAGGACATCAACTGGCGTCAGACGACCGTGCGCGCGCTCTCCAACAACCTCGTCGTGATCCCCAACGGGCAGCTCGCGAAGACGAACATGACCAACTACATGCGTCCCGAGCAGCAGTTGACGATCCTGGTGCAGGTGGGCGTGGCCTACGACAGTGACCTGGAGCACGTGGAGCGGGTGACCATGGAGGTCATCGAGCAGGTCATGACGGGTGTCGAGGGCGCTCTTCCGGACCACGAACCCGCCATCCGCTTCCACACCTTCGGCGACTCGCGGATCGGTTTCACGGTGATCCTGGGCGTCGGCGAGTTCAGCGACCAGTACCGGATCAAGCACGAGTTCATCAAGCGCCTGCACCGCCGATACCGCGAGGAGGGCATCCGGATCCCGGCACCGGCCCGGACGGTGGCGTTGCAGCAGGGCGCGGTGGTCATCCCGCAGCAGCGCACGGCCGACGACGTCGTGCAGGGCGAGGTGTCCGCCCTGCACGACTGA
- a CDS encoding lysylphosphatidylglycerol synthase transmembrane domain-containing protein, which yields MTAVPVPPGRPARRVPVRQVLCLLPLLLVTVVAVRHRSVLAEGFTQLRRAEWPWLLAAAGATCLTWVAAAFTRQGAVVERLPGRRLLATQFAAGAANHLLPTGLGASAVNLRFMTVCGVPLARSSAALALYLLAEGVARVGLLAVLLLVFPDALRLGSLLPDGVLGPLLGALGVAALVAAGALALVRRLRSAVCSFLRTALGEARSVHSRPARALALWGGSLAFPVLQAAGLAAVGQALGLPVPVAHMAVAYLAATVAVALVPTPGGIGSVEAALVVALVAAGGPVAVATAVVLGYRIITVWLPLVPGALTLGALVRMKVI from the coding sequence GTGACAGCGGTTCCCGTTCCCCCAGGCAGGCCGGCCCGGCGTGTGCCGGTGCGCCAGGTCCTGTGTCTGCTTCCGCTCCTGCTCGTCACCGTGGTCGCGGTGCGGCACCGGTCCGTCCTCGCCGAGGGGTTCACCCAGTTGCGGAGAGCGGAGTGGCCCTGGCTGCTGGCCGCGGCCGGGGCGACCTGTCTGACGTGGGTCGCGGCGGCCTTCACCCGGCAGGGCGCGGTCGTGGAGCGGCTGCCCGGGCGGCGGCTGCTGGCCACGCAGTTCGCGGCGGGCGCGGCCAACCACCTGCTGCCGACGGGCCTGGGCGCGAGCGCGGTCAACCTGCGGTTCATGACCGTGTGCGGGGTGCCGCTGGCCCGCTCCTCGGCGGCCCTCGCGCTGTATCTGCTGGCGGAGGGTGTGGCGAGGGTGGGCCTGCTGGCGGTGCTGCTGCTCGTCTTCCCCGACGCGCTGCGGCTCGGTTCCCTGCTGCCGGACGGCGTGCTCGGCCCGCTGCTGGGGGCGCTCGGGGTGGCGGCGCTCGTGGCGGCGGGCGCGCTCGCCCTCGTACGGCGGCTGCGGTCGGCGGTGTGCTCGTTCCTGCGCACCGCGCTCGGCGAGGCGCGGTCGGTGCACTCCCGGCCGGCCCGGGCGCTGGCCCTGTGGGGCGGTTCCCTGGCGTTCCCGGTGCTCCAGGCGGCCGGCCTCGCCGCGGTGGGACAGGCGTTGGGGCTGCCGGTGCCGGTGGCGCACATGGCGGTCGCGTATCTGGCGGCGACGGTGGCGGTCGCGCTGGTGCCGACGCCGGGCGGGATCGGCTCGGTGGAGGCTGCGCTGGTGGTGGCACTGGTGGCGGCGGGCGGCCCGGTGGCGGTCGCCACCGCCGTGGTCCTCGGCTACCGGATCATCACCGTGTGGCTGCCGCTGGTGCCGGGGGCGTTGACGCTCGGGGCACTGGTGCGGATGAAGGTCATCTGA
- a CDS encoding M1 family metallopeptidase has translation MRYRSRLTAPAAALIGTATVLTGGNAAYADTKDADVAGTDTKDTGGKSGAGPAPETLGDPVFPALGNDGYRVAAYHLDLSYDPATALVDATATLELCTAQPLTRLSLDSLGLDIHTVRVDGRTATFEQVDEKLRITPARPLPAGARVTVCVTYTADPRRALPHTAWVPTPDGFAVCPQPDSAHTVFPCNDHPSDKADLTCRITVPAALRAVASGSLVCTEHLAGDRIAYTYRSRSPIATELVQITVGDYVVKERRGPHGLPLRDVVPTARAEALEPALALTPGLVEWIEARLGAYPFETYGLLPCNSDDPNAFDFTGLETQTLTLYKPNFLLQAEPKIGSHMMHELVHSYFGNSVSPATWADLWLNEGHADFYGLLYRYERGWADSLGLTTFEARMKDTYARGDQWRKTSGPVAAPNAVNLFDSQRYLGGVLVLYALRQLIGEDAFHAVERAFLARHRNSSASTEDYIAVACRVSGQDVSGFLRDWLYGTTTPRMPGHPDWTVTPVTPSLTAPRRTGGRWHENSATL, from the coding sequence ATGAGATATCGCAGCAGACTGACGGCCCCTGCGGCCGCCCTGATCGGCACGGCAACCGTCCTGACCGGGGGAAACGCGGCGTACGCGGACACGAAGGACGCGGACGTGGCGGGCACGGACACGAAGGACACGGGCGGGAAGTCGGGTGCCGGTCCGGCGCCGGAGACCCTCGGTGACCCCGTCTTCCCGGCCCTCGGCAATGACGGCTACCGCGTCGCCGCCTATCACCTCGACCTGTCCTACGACCCCGCGACCGCCCTCGTCGACGCCACGGCGACCCTGGAACTGTGCACCGCCCAGCCCCTCACCCGCCTCTCGCTCGACTCCCTCGGCCTGGACATACACACGGTCCGCGTCGACGGCCGCACGGCCACTTTCGAACAGGTGGACGAGAAGCTGCGGATCACCCCCGCCCGGCCCCTGCCCGCCGGGGCCCGGGTCACCGTGTGTGTGACGTACACGGCGGACCCGCGTCGCGCGCTCCCGCACACCGCCTGGGTGCCCACGCCGGACGGATTCGCCGTCTGCCCGCAGCCGGACTCCGCGCACACCGTCTTCCCCTGCAACGACCACCCGTCGGACAAGGCGGACCTCACCTGCCGGATCACGGTCCCGGCCGCCCTGCGCGCCGTCGCGAGCGGCTCGCTCGTGTGCACCGAGCACCTGGCCGGCGACCGGATCGCGTACACCTACCGCTCCCGCTCGCCGATCGCCACCGAACTCGTGCAGATCACGGTCGGCGACTACGTCGTCAAGGAGCGCCGGGGACCGCACGGACTGCCCCTGCGTGACGTCGTCCCGACCGCGCGGGCCGAGGCGCTGGAGCCCGCGCTCGCCCTCACCCCCGGCCTGGTCGAGTGGATCGAGGCGCGGCTGGGCGCCTACCCCTTCGAGACGTACGGCCTGCTGCCCTGCAACTCCGACGACCCGAACGCCTTCGACTTCACGGGCCTGGAGACCCAGACCCTCACCCTGTACAAGCCGAACTTCCTGCTCCAGGCGGAGCCGAAGATCGGCTCGCACATGATGCACGAGCTGGTCCACTCCTACTTCGGCAACAGCGTCAGCCCCGCCACCTGGGCCGACCTGTGGCTCAACGAGGGCCACGCCGACTTCTACGGGCTGCTGTACCGCTACGAGCGCGGCTGGGCGGACTCCCTGGGCCTGACCACCTTCGAGGCCCGGATGAAGGACACCTACGCGCGCGGCGACCAGTGGCGCAAGACCTCCGGCCCGGTCGCCGCGCCGAACGCCGTCAACCTCTTCGACAGCCAGCGCTACCTGGGCGGCGTCCTCGTCCTGTACGCACTGCGGCAACTGATCGGCGAGGACGCCTTCCACGCGGTCGAGCGGGCCTTCCTGGCCCGCCACCGCAACTCCTCGGCGTCGACCGAGGACTACATCGCCGTCGCCTGCCGGGTCTCCGGCCAGGACGTGTCCGGGTTCCTGCGGGACTGGCTGTACGGCACGACGACACCGAGGATGCCCGGCCATCCCGACTGGACGGTCACCCCGGTGACGCCGTCCCTCACTGCCCCGCGCCGGACGGGCGGACGCTGGCACGAGAACTCCGCGACCCTCTGA